In the genome of Vanacampus margaritifer isolate UIUO_Vmar chromosome 1, RoL_Vmar_1.0, whole genome shotgun sequence, one region contains:
- the mapkbp1 gene encoding mitogen-activated protein kinase-binding protein 1 isoform X3, producing the protein MYTVTLEKVLGITAPGNRALSCDPRSGLLAYPAGCVVVLLHPRKNKQRHIFNASRKTITTLAFSPDGKHVVTGESGHVPAVRVWEVSSGVQVASLQEHKYGVACVAFSPNMKYIVSVGYQHDMMVHVWNWKKGAVVAANKVSSKVTAVSFSHDSSYFVTAGNRHVKFWYLDHSRTSKVSAAVPLLGRSGLLGELKNNFFCDVACGQGQQASSTFCISTSGLLVQLDQRRMLHKWVELRTVDSAPASQATCLCVTDELIFCGCSDGAVRAFSPHTLHFLCTLPRPHFLGADIAAMTDASRLFCVRPDSRYPDTVALTYDPSGGWLSCVYSDHSVYVWDVGDLRDPRRVGKLYSALYHSSCVWSLEVFPEDGGDGGKMALPPGCFLSCSSDNTIRVWNVDARRFPNNILSRDLHKVIYVEDNPCSLLDADSVSLAANSEKAGQSTPEAPPGDLSRAGVRSLRVSPDGRHLASGDRVGVLRVHDVRTMEEIVNVQAHDGEILSLDFSQSDTGVRFLATASRDRLIHVLDAACEYRLVQTLDEHSSSITAVRFAANEGKVRLISCGADKSVYFRTGQQTDGDVEFTRTHHVVRKSTLYDMDVEPTRKYAAIGCQDRSIRIFNITNSKQKKIYKGSQGEDGTLIKVQIDPSGLYIATSCSDKSINIFDFYSGECVATMFGHSEVVTGLKFSNDCTRLISVSGDSCIFVWRLSPELTLRMRQRLADLRLPGRGPASRVAPQQREGEPGQAGPPGVVAMSSDSDKEEEEEEEEEEAAEASRDSKAAPREGRLPRRRWARSSCGGDVSDVSMATSMLDLRQLDSYVRSNGGVSTRPLDDISEAGLDRASQQMGSRLSLQVEHTEVLANPRPDFSLLANQIAESEQQVLFADQWEDGVNLSSDFEVKGASPASGQDDKPSPDSGCSLRFNSRTSSPDATEAKKAEPTEPTDHLSDDAESLDEDEDTGLVPQTPDQEAFLKKHFATLANIAEGPGRTAHSSNESLSMSSRFLSQNSAASRTVLKSDGTETKSHPVVPEVRNQDSKLTRTPNQAESCQAEEEEQNLEAVTGKKESDLQKIVGGPGGVILQRPTSLPSAPRRTPAATQPPPNLGTASPRSPQQAMAAMTLPRKCPTPSAGGPRSYMSPTASSTAKMSRSASLGDALNQVGLTAGSGAGSGAGSGAGSGAGSGACQAPTVAVSSFSTPGCQGNQTAPLPRLLLPDKPSIRTAAPSGPSPEPPPAPEPQDDAGPAASVESCRALTNQMLSCFKRATHLYRKVSGACPEDGDSEHSQMAAVLTEALQAMRAELQALPLGPGGGGGGGGGGGGGGGGGEALAATADRERTAALLEEYSMLLLQAVHRKLGDLPPS; encoded by the exons ATGTACACG GTGACTTTGGAGAAGGTTCTAGGCATCACGGCACCCGGCAACCGAGCACTGTCATGTGACCCTCGCAGTGGACTCCTGGCGTATCCCGCCGG atgtGTTGTGGTCCTGCTGCACCCTCGCAAGAACAAACAACGCCACATCTTCAACGCCTCAAG GAAGACCATCACCACCTTGGCCTTCTCACCTGACGGCAAGCATGTGGTCACCGGCGAG AGCGGCCACGTGCCGGCCGTGCGCGTGTGGGAGGTGTCGAGCGGCGTGCAGGTGGCGTCCCTCCAGGAGCACAAATACGGCGTGGCCTGCGTGGCCTTCTCGCCCAACATGAAGTACATCGTCAGCGTCGGCTACCAGCACGACATGATGGTGCACGTGTGGAACTGGAAA AAAGGCGCGGTGGTGGCGGCCAACAAAGTGTCCAGTAAGGTGACGGCCGTGTCCTTCTCCCACGACTCGTCCTACTTTGTGACGGCGGGGAATCGGCACGTCAAGTTCTGGTACCTGGACCACAGCAGGACCTCCAAG GTGAGCGCCGCAGTGCCGCTGCTGGGCCGTTCGGGCCTGCTGGGAGAGCTGAAGAACAACTTCTTCTGCGATGTGGCGTGCGGCCAAGGACAGCAGGCGTCCTCCACCTTCTGCATCAGCACGTCAGGCCTCCTGGTGCAGCTGGACCAGCGCCGCATGCTCCACAAGTGGGTGGAGCTACGC ACGGTCGACTCCGCCCCC gcgTCTCAGGccacgtgtttgtgtgtgacggACGAGCTGATCTTCTGCGGCTGCTCGGACGGCGCCGTTCGAGCTTTCAGCCCGCACACGCTGCACTTCCTCTGCACGCTGCCGCGCCCGCACTTCCTGGGCGCCGACATCGCCGCCATGACGGATGCCAG TCGTCTGTTTTGCGTTCGTCCCGACTCCCGTTACCCGGACACGGTGGCGCTGACCTACGACCCGAGCGGCGGTTGGCTGTCGTGCGTGTACAGCGATCACAGCGTGTACGTGTGGGACGTGGGCGACCTCCGGGACCCGCGCCGGGTGGGCAAGCTCTACTCGGCGCTCTACCACTCCTCCTGCGTGTGGAGCCTAGAG GTCTTCCCTGAAGACGGAGGAGACGGCGGGAAAATGGCGCTTCCGCCAGGATGCTTCCTGTCGTGCTCGTCGGATAACACCATACGTGTGTGGAACGTCGACGCCCGCCGCTTCCCCAACAATATCCTCAGCCGC GATCTTCACAAGGTCATTTACGTGGAGGACAACCCGTGCAGTCTCCTGGACGCGGACAGCGTCTCGCTGGCCGCCAACAGCGAGAAGGCGGGGCAAAGCACCCCCGAGGCGCCGCCCGGCGACCTGAGCCGCGCGGGCGTTCGCTCGCTGAGGGTCAGTCCCGACGGACGCCACCTGGCCTCGGGGGACCGCGTGGGCGTCCTCAG GGTGCATGACGTGCGCACCATGGAGGAGATCGTCAACGTGCAAGCTCACGACGGCGAGATTCTTTCCCTCGACTTCTCCCAAAGCGACACAG GTGTGCGTTTTCTGGCCACAGCCAGTCGCGATCGCCTGATCCACGTGCTGGACGCGGCGTGCGAGTACCGTCTGGTCCAAACTCTGGACGAGCACTCGTCCTCCATCACCGCCGTCAGGTTCGCAG CCAACGAAGGCAAAGTGCGTCTGATCAGCTGCGGCGCCGACAAGAGCGTCTACTTCCGCaccggccagcag ACGGACGGCGACGTGGAGTTCACGCGGACGCATCACGTGGTGAGGAAAAGCACGCTGTACGACATGGATGTGGAGCCCACCAGGAAATACGCCGCCATTGGCTGCCAGGACCGCAGCATCAG GATCTTCAACATCACTAACAGCAAGCAGAAGAAAATCTACAAAGGATCTCAGGGAGAAGACGGAACGCTCATCAAG GTGCAGATCGACCCGTCCGGGCTCTACATCGCCACCTCCTGTTCGGACAAGAGTATCAACATCTTTGACTTCTACTCTGGCGAGTGTGTGGCGACCAtgtttggacactcgg AGGTGGTCACTGGCCTGAAGTTCAGCAACGACTGCACACGCCTCATCAGTGTGTCGGGTGACAG CTGCATCTTCGTGTGGCGTCTCAGTCCCGAGCTGACCCTGCGGATGCGTCAGCGTTTGGCCGACCTGAGGCTTCCCGGCAGAGGCCCCGCCTCCCGCGTTGCGCCTCAGCAGCGGGAGGGGGAGCCCGGGCAGGCGGGGCCTCCTGGCGTGGTCGCCATGTCGTCCGACAGCgacaaggaggaagaggaggaggaggaggaggaggaagcgg cggAGGCGTCGCGCGACAGCAAAGCG gccCCTCGAGAGGGCAGACTGCCTCGCCGGCGCTGGGCCAGGAGTTCGTGCGGCGGTGACGTTAGCGACGTTTCCATGGCGACGTCCATGTTGGACCTGAGGCAGCTGGACTCGTACGTGCGTTCCAATGGCGGAGTGTCG ACACGCCCACTTGACGACATCTCGGAGGCGGGGCTTGACAGGGCCAGTCAGCAGATGGGAAGTCGCCTCAGTCTCCAG GTGGAGCACACGGAGGTGCTGGCCAATCCCAGGCCAGACTTCAGCTTGCTGGCCAATCAGATCGCAGAGAGCGAGCAGCAGGTGCTGTTTGCCGACCAATGGGAGGACGGCGTGAACCTGAGCAGCGACTTTGAGGTGAAGGGCGCCAGTCCCGCCAGCGGACAGGACGACAAACCCAGTCCGGACAGCGGCTGCTCGCTCAGATTCAACTCCAGAACTTCTAGTCCTGACGCCACGGAGGCCAAAA AGGCGGAGCCTACGGAGCCCACAGACCACCTGAGTGACGACGCCGAATCcttggacgaggacgaggacacCGGCCTGGTCCCGCAGACTCCGGACCAGGAGGCCTTCCTCAAGAAACACTTTGCCACGCTGGCCAACATCGCAGAGGGACCCGGCAGAACCGCTCACAGCTCCAACGAGAGCCTCAGCATGTCGTCCAGGTTCCTCTCCCAGAACTCGGCTGCCAG CCGAACCGTCCTTAAGTCAGACGGTACGGAGACCAAGTCCCACCCGGTGGTACCCGAGGTTCGGAACCAGGACTCGAAACTGACACGGACTCCCAACCAAGCAGAAAGTTGTCAGGCAGAAGAGGAGGAGCAGAACCTTGAGGCCGTCACCGGGAAAAAGGAATCGGATCTTCAGAAGATCGTGGGTGGTCCAG GTGGTGTGATCCTTCAGCGTCCCACCTCGCTCCCCTCGGCCCCCCGACGCACTCCGGCGGCAACTCAGCCTCCTCCGAACCTCGGCACCGCCAGCCCCAGGTCTCCCCAGCAGGCCATGGCCGCCATGACGCTGCCCAGGAAGTGCCCCACCCCCTCGGCGGGTGGTCCGCGCTCCTACATGAGTCCCACGGCCAGCTCCACCGCCAAAATGTCCCGCTCCGCCTCCCTGGGGGACGCCCTCAACCAAGTGGGACTGACGGCGGGGTCCGGGGCGGGGTCCGGGGCGGGGTCCGGGGCGGGGTCCGGGGCGGGGTCCGGGGCTTGCCAAGCGCCCACCGTTGCCGTTTCTTCCTTTTCCACGCCGGGTTGCCAAGGTAACCAGACCGCCCCGCTGCCCCGCCTCCTGCTGCCTGACAAACCTTCCATCAGGACCGCCGCCCCCTCCGGGCCGTCGCCCGAGCCCCCGCCCGCCCCTGAGCCTCAGGACGACGCAG GCCCGGCTGCCAGCGTTGAGTCCTGCCGAGCGTTGACCAATCAGATGCTGAGCTGCTTCAAACGAGCCACCCACCTGTACAGGAAG GTGAGCGGCGCTTGTCCGGAAGACGGCGACTCTGAGCACAGTCAAATGGCCGCTGTCCTGACGGAAGCCCTCCAGGCCATGAGGGCGGAGCTCCAGGCCCTTCCGctgggaccgggcggcggcggcggcggcggcggcggcggcggcggcggcggtggcggcggcgaggCCCTGGCGGCGACGGCGGACCGGGAAAGGACGGCGGCTCTCCTGGAGGAGTACTCCATGCTGCTGCTGCAGGCCGTTCACAGGAAGCTCGGAGACCTCCCGCCCTCCTAG